A genomic stretch from Gammaproteobacteria bacterium includes:
- the lexA gene encoding transcriptional repressor LexA → MHPKQAEILQYLRDYQALHGRAPTLGEIGRAVGLASRSTAHYHVNALVEAGHLERSPGWRGVRLAEEHQNPLALPLAGRIAAGHPIEAIPGQDEIDFAGMLLGPDRYVLQVRGDSMVEAGILDGDYVVMRRAESADDGDIVAALIDDEEATLKRLRQCRNGEVLLIPENSQMTALRYDAERVRIQGILVAQLRSYR, encoded by the coding sequence ATGCATCCCAAGCAAGCCGAGATCCTGCAATACCTCCGCGACTATCAGGCCCTGCACGGCCGCGCGCCCACGCTTGGCGAAATCGGCCGAGCCGTGGGGCTGGCCTCACGCAGCACGGCCCATTACCACGTCAATGCACTGGTCGAGGCCGGCCACCTGGAACGCAGCCCCGGCTGGCGCGGCGTACGCCTCGCGGAGGAACACCAGAATCCGCTCGCCCTCCCCCTTGCCGGACGCATTGCCGCCGGGCATCCCATCGAGGCCATTCCCGGCCAGGACGAGATCGACTTCGCCGGCATGCTGCTGGGTCCCGACCGCTACGTATTGCAGGTGCGCGGCGACTCCATGGTCGAGGCCGGCATCCTGGACGGCGATTACGTGGTGATGCGGCGGGCGGAAAGCGCCGACGACGGGGATATCGTCGCCGCCCTGATTGACGACGAGGAAGCCACCCTGAAACGCCTGCGCCAATGCCGCAACGGCGAGGTGCTGCTCATCCCCGAAAACAGCCAGATGACCGCCCTGCGCTATGACGCCGAACGTGTGCGCATCCAGGGCATCCTCGTCGCCCAGTTGCGCAGCTACCGGTGA